From Anaerolineae bacterium, the proteins below share one genomic window:
- a CDS encoding ribonuclease H family protein yields MLAKKYYVVWVGRQSGIYSTWAECSEQVLGFAGAKYKAYTREDQANEAFALGWEKCLGPVPALSLPSEVVADSVSVDAACDGSPGNLEYRGVYTQSGRELFHVGSLENGTNNLGEFLAIVHALALLKKQGQKKPVYSDSRTAIGWVQRKTVGSRLPRNQDTEKVWELADRALQWLENNAYANEILEWDTQAWGQIRADFGRK; encoded by the coding sequence ATCTTGGCTAAAAAATACTACGTGGTTTGGGTGGGCCGGCAGTCGGGCATCTACTCCACCTGGGCCGAGTGCAGCGAGCAGGTGCTTGGTTTTGCGGGGGCCAAATACAAGGCTTACACGCGGGAAGACCAGGCAAACGAAGCGTTTGCCTTGGGCTGGGAAAAATGTCTCGGCCCCGTCCCGGCCTTGAGTTTGCCTTCCGAAGTTGTGGCCGACAGCGTTTCGGTTGACGCCGCCTGTGACGGCAGTCCCGGCAACTTGGAATACCGGGGCGTTTACACCCAAAGCGGCCGGGAGTTGTTTCACGTTGGCTCTCTTGAAAACGGCACCAATAACTTGGGCGAGTTTTTGGCCATTGTGCATGCCCTGGCCCTGCTCAAAAAACAGGGTCAAAAAAAACCTGTTTATTCAGATTCCAGAACGGCCATTGGGTGGGTTCAACGCAAAACGGTCGGTTCAAGATTACCCCGGAATCAGGACACCGAAAAAGTGTGGGAGTTGGCTGATAGAGCCTTGCAATGGCTTGAGAACAATGCCTATGCCAACGAAATACTCGAGTGGGATACCCAGGCGTGGGGCCAGATCAGGGCCGACTTTGGTCGGAAATAA
- a CDS encoding DUF4013 domain-containing protein: MTTQSFTTAYLQTLLGYPFRDKNWKNKFLIGSLVVLAGFAVPLVPFFFVYGYMMQIMRRIIVEKGEPYLPEWDDWGKLLVDGLKLLGVVFIYMLPVMVLFSIGYAMFFVLPFLGVPVMAIAGEENAEAAGGVFAVITVLGMVGFFILFGVGMLLALAIGLVMPAIMGHVVATDEFGAAFRFKEWWAVFRANVGGFLMAYVMIMLLSMVLSSAFTLLYCTIILCCLIPFLTAPVTMYLIAIYGALFGQAYRQGLENLVGQEAMAITTE, translated from the coding sequence ATGACTACGCAATCATTCACCACCGCTTATCTCCAAACCTTATTGGGCTACCCGTTCCGCGATAAAAACTGGAAGAATAAATTTCTAATTGGCAGTTTAGTGGTGCTGGCCGGTTTTGCCGTGCCCCTGGTGCCGTTCTTTTTTGTTTACGGGTATATGATGCAAATCATGCGCCGGATTATTGTGGAAAAAGGCGAACCATATCTGCCGGAATGGGACGATTGGGGCAAACTATTGGTAGATGGCTTGAAGTTATTGGGAGTAGTATTTATTTATATGCTGCCGGTGATGGTGTTGTTTTCTATTGGTTACGCCATGTTCTTTGTGCTGCCGTTTTTGGGAGTGCCGGTGATGGCCATAGCCGGGGAAGAGAACGCCGAGGCAGCCGGGGGAGTTTTTGCCGTAATCACGGTGCTGGGGATGGTGGGCTTTTTTATTTTGTTTGGGGTGGGCATGCTCCTGGCCCTGGCGATTGGCCTGGTGATGCCCGCCATTATGGGCCACGTGGTGGCAACCGATGAATTTGGCGCAGCTTTTCGTTTTAAAGAATGGTGGGCTGTTTTTCGGGCCAACGTGGGCGGCTTTTTGATGGCTTACGTGATGATTATGTTGCTCTCAATGGTGCTCAGTTCCGCCTTTACACTGCTTTACTGTACGATTATTTTATGCTGTTTGATACCCTTCCTGACCGCGCCGGTCACCATGTATCTTATCGCCATTTATGGCGCGCTTTTTGGCCAGGCTTATCGGCAGGGACTGGAAAATCTGGTCGGCCAGGAGGCTATGGCGATAACAACGGAGTAA